From a single Pseudomonas serboccidentalis genomic region:
- a CDS encoding MFS transporter gives MTAQSTARPAPFSRSDYKTLGLAALGGALEIYDFIIFVFFALTLSQLFFPPEMPEWLRLLQSFGIFVTGYLARPLGGILMAHFADRLGRKKVFSLSILMMALPCLLIGIMPTYAQIGYFAPLLLLALRILQGAAVGGEVPSAWVFVAEHAPTGHRGYALGFLQAGLTFGYLIGALTATFLAQVFTPAEILDYAWRYPFLLGGVFGVIGVYLRRWLSETPVFMAMEAQREARVELPLRTVLREHRLAMLPAMLLTCVLTSAVVVFVVITPTMMQKTFGMTASHTFALSALGIVFLNIGCVIAGLLVDRLGAWRTVMLYSLLLPLGIGVLYSCLITGGNWVGLAYAVAGLACGVVGAVPSVMVGLFPARIRVSGISFTYNIAYAAWASITPLLLIGLMPWSPWICVMFCAVMGVVGLLSAAYFGSRMPRTGPCQVAGAA, from the coding sequence ATGACTGCCCAATCCACAGCCCGACCGGCGCCGTTCAGCCGTTCCGACTACAAGACCCTCGGCCTCGCGGCCCTTGGTGGGGCGCTGGAGATCTACGATTTCATCATCTTCGTGTTCTTCGCCCTGACCCTCAGCCAGTTGTTCTTCCCGCCGGAAATGCCCGAATGGCTGCGTCTGCTGCAAAGTTTCGGGATCTTCGTCACCGGCTATCTGGCGCGACCTCTGGGCGGGATCCTGATGGCGCATTTCGCCGATCGCCTGGGCCGCAAAAAGGTCTTCAGCCTGAGCATCCTGATGATGGCGCTGCCGTGCCTGCTGATCGGGATCATGCCGACGTATGCCCAGATCGGTTACTTCGCACCGCTGCTGTTGCTGGCGCTGCGCATCCTGCAAGGCGCGGCGGTCGGTGGCGAAGTGCCGAGCGCCTGGGTGTTCGTCGCCGAGCACGCGCCAACCGGCCATCGCGGTTATGCCTTGGGCTTTTTGCAGGCGGGCCTGACCTTCGGTTACTTGATCGGCGCGCTGACCGCGACCTTTCTCGCCCAGGTGTTCACCCCGGCGGAAATCCTCGATTACGCCTGGCGTTACCCGTTCCTGCTCGGTGGTGTGTTCGGCGTGATCGGCGTGTACCTGCGGCGCTGGTTGAGCGAAACCCCGGTGTTCATGGCCATGGAGGCGCAGCGCGAAGCGCGGGTCGAACTGCCGCTGCGCACCGTGCTGCGTGAGCATCGACTGGCGATGTTACCGGCGATGCTGCTGACCTGTGTGCTGACCTCGGCGGTGGTGGTGTTCGTGGTGATCACTCCGACCATGATGCAGAAAACCTTTGGCATGACCGCCAGCCACACCTTTGCCCTGAGCGCCCTGGGCATCGTCTTTCTCAACATCGGCTGTGTGATTGCCGGGTTGCTGGTCGATCGCCTCGGTGCCTGGCGCACGGTCATGCTCTATAGCCTGTTGTTGCCCTTGGGCATCGGCGTGCTTTACAGCTGTTTGATCACGGGCGGCAACTGGGTGGGGCTGGCGTATGCCGTGGCCGGTCTCGCTTGCGGCGTTGTGGGCGCGGTGCCGTCAGTGATGGTCGGGTTGTTCCCGGCGCGTATCCGGGTGTCGGGTATTTCCTTCACCTACAACATTGCCTACGCCGCGTGGGCAAGTATCACACCGCTGTTGTTGATCGGTCTGATGCCGTGGAGCCCATGGATCTGCGTGATGTTCTGTGCGGTGATGGGCGTGGTGGGGCTGTTGAGTGCGGCGTACTTTGGCTCGCGCATGCCGCGCACGGGGCCGTGTCAGGTGGCCGGGGCTGCCTGA
- a CDS encoding short-chain fatty acid transporter, protein MAVDIEDSRSARFALRCSSFAERWFPDSWVFAALAVIIVALATLAMGAKPTDAAMAFGDGFWSLIPFTMQMAFVVIGGYVVASSPPAVKLIDKLARIPKNGRSAVAWVALISMVASLLNWGLSLVFGGLLVRALARRTDLKMDYRAAGAAAYLGLGAVWALGLSSSAAQLQANPASLPPSILSITGVIPFTQTIFLWQSGAMLLALIVISIIVAYATAPGPNSARDARDCGIDPAFNLPPLQPRTRPGEWLEHSPLLIILLVLLAAGWLFHEFSTKPAITAISGLNTYNFLFIMLGALLHWRPRSFLDAVARAVPTTTGVLIQFPLYGSIAALLTTVKGADAQTLAHHISTFFVSIASHDTYALLMGVYSAILGFFIPSGGGKWIIEAPYVMQVANDLQYHLGWAVQIYNAAEALPNLINPFYMLPLLGVLGLKARDLIGFSFVQLLVHTPLVLLLLWVLGTTLAYTPPVIP, encoded by the coding sequence GTGGCCGTTGATATCGAAGATAGCCGCTCCGCACGCTTTGCCCTGCGCTGTTCAAGCTTTGCCGAACGCTGGTTTCCCGACTCCTGGGTGTTCGCCGCGCTGGCAGTCATCATTGTCGCGCTGGCCACCCTGGCCATGGGCGCCAAACCCACCGATGCCGCGATGGCGTTCGGTGACGGGTTCTGGAGCCTGATTCCGTTCACCATGCAAATGGCCTTCGTGGTGATTGGCGGGTACGTGGTCGCCAGCTCGCCGCCGGCGGTCAAGCTGATCGACAAACTGGCGCGCATTCCGAAAAACGGCCGCTCCGCCGTGGCCTGGGTGGCGCTGATCTCGATGGTCGCCTCCCTGTTGAACTGGGGCCTGTCGCTGGTATTCGGCGGTTTGCTGGTACGCGCCCTCGCCCGCCGCACCGATCTGAAAATGGATTACCGCGCGGCCGGTGCGGCAGCGTACCTGGGTCTGGGCGCAGTCTGGGCGCTAGGCCTGTCGTCATCGGCGGCGCAATTGCAGGCCAACCCGGCCAGCCTGCCGCCGTCGATCCTGTCGATCACCGGGGTGATTCCGTTTACGCAAACCATCTTCCTCTGGCAGTCCGGCGCCATGTTGCTGGCGCTGATCGTGATTTCGATCATCGTCGCCTACGCCACTGCTCCCGGCCCGAACTCTGCGCGTGACGCCAGGGATTGCGGCATCGACCCGGCCTTCAACCTGCCGCCGCTGCAGCCGCGTACCCGGCCCGGCGAATGGCTGGAGCACAGTCCGCTGCTGATCATTTTGCTGGTGCTGCTGGCAGCCGGCTGGCTGTTCCACGAGTTCTCGACCAAACCGGCGATCACCGCGATTTCCGGGCTCAACACTTACAACTTCCTGTTCATCATGCTCGGCGCCCTGCTGCACTGGCGTCCGCGCAGCTTCCTCGATGCGGTGGCCCGTGCGGTGCCGACCACCACCGGCGTGCTGATCCAGTTTCCGCTGTACGGCTCGATTGCCGCGCTGCTGACCACGGTCAAAGGCGCCGATGCACAGACTCTGGCGCATCACATCTCGACCTTCTTCGTCAGCATCGCATCTCACGACACCTATGCGCTGTTGATGGGTGTGTACTCGGCGATTCTCGGTTTCTTCATCCCGTCCGGCGGCGGCAAGTGGATCATCGAAGCGCCGTACGTGATGCAAGTCGCCAATGACCTGCAATATCACCTCGGCTGGGCGGTGCAGATCTACAACGCCGCCGAAGCGCTGCCGAACCTGATCAACCCGTTCTACATGCTGCCGCTGCTGGGCGTGCTTGGCCTTAAGGCACGGGACTTGATTGGTTTCTCGTTTGTGCAGTTGCTGGTGCATACACCGTTGGTGCTGCTGTTGCTGTGGGTGCTGGGGACGACGCTGGCGTATACACCGCCCGTCATTCCCTGA
- the acpA gene encoding acid phosphatase: protein MKDETDGTDAPESDNPTDTSRRRFLGGVAVLGVGATLAGCGNAGDQPGKPAERPLTPAELDKVLRDQVKTVVVIYAENRSFNNLFGDFPGVEKPLSALTPADYQQRDRDGSVLQTLPPVWGGVLQIGPQTLDGVTYPNATQFQEHLPNAPFALKGPNGEDLPFGLVTRDLWHVFYQNQMQINGGKNDGFVAWADSGGLTMGHYAQSRYSLRLWDVAQEFVLCDNFFQGAFGGSFLNHQYLISATAPFYPDAANSVAKSQIAALQSTDPADPRLKPLEQSPASAMSGPPQFGPSALTPDGFGVNTLAPPYWPTWIRDPERPEYSKADLPNVLVPQTHEHIGDKLSKKNVDWAWYAGAWQATLEQYKDSGGIPKIPNFQYHHQPFNYFKQQGPENPQERSRRLRDAGLGDESSTNRFFADAEAGTLPAVSFYKPQGNLNMHAGYADVASGDRHIVRALKVLRESPQWKNMVVIVTVDENGGWWDHVAPPKGDRWGPGSRVPTLVVSPFARKGTVDHTVYDTASILRLITRVFQLETLDGLKQRDEAMIARGQKPMGDLTNALHFQA, encoded by the coding sequence ATGAAAGACGAAACAGACGGCACAGACGCACCTGAATCCGACAACCCCACCGACACCAGTCGCCGCCGCTTTCTCGGCGGTGTCGCGGTGCTCGGTGTGGGGGCGACCCTGGCCGGTTGTGGCAACGCTGGCGATCAACCGGGCAAACCGGCCGAGCGCCCGCTGACCCCGGCCGAGCTGGACAAGGTCCTGCGTGACCAGGTGAAAACCGTGGTGGTGATCTACGCCGAGAACCGCAGCTTCAACAACCTGTTCGGTGATTTCCCCGGCGTCGAGAAGCCGCTGTCAGCCCTCACGCCTGCCGATTACCAGCAACGTGACCGCGATGGCAGCGTGCTGCAGACCTTGCCGCCCGTCTGGGGCGGTGTGCTGCAGATCGGCCCGCAAACCCTCGATGGTGTGACTTACCCCAACGCCACGCAGTTTCAGGAACACCTGCCCAACGCGCCGTTCGCCCTCAAAGGTCCGAATGGCGAAGACCTGCCGTTCGGCCTGGTCACCCGCGACCTGTGGCATGTGTTCTATCAGAACCAGATGCAGATCAATGGCGGCAAGAATGACGGTTTCGTCGCGTGGGCCGACTCTGGTGGTCTGACCATGGGCCATTACGCCCAGAGCCGCTATTCCCTGCGTCTGTGGGATGTCGCGCAGGAATTCGTGCTGTGCGACAACTTCTTCCAGGGGGCCTTTGGTGGTTCCTTCCTCAATCACCAATACCTGATCAGCGCCACCGCGCCGTTCTATCCGGACGCGGCCAATTCGGTGGCCAAGAGTCAGATCGCCGCGCTGCAAAGCACTGACCCGGCCGATCCGCGCCTCAAACCGCTGGAACAATCGCCGGCCAGCGCCATGAGCGGCCCGCCGCAGTTCGGCCCGAGTGCGCTGACCCCGGATGGCTTTGGCGTGAATACCCTCGCCCCGCCGTACTGGCCGACGTGGATTCGCGACCCGGAGCGCCCGGAGTATTCAAAAGCCGATCTGCCCAACGTGCTGGTGCCGCAGACCCACGAACACATCGGCGACAAGCTGTCGAAGAAGAACGTCGACTGGGCCTGGTACGCCGGGGCGTGGCAAGCGACGCTCGAGCAGTACAAGGACTCGGGGGGCATTCCGAAGATCCCCAATTTTCAATATCACCACCAGCCGTTCAACTACTTCAAACAGCAAGGCCCGGAGAACCCGCAAGAGCGCAGCAGACGCCTGCGTGACGCCGGCCTGGGGGATGAGTCGAGCACCAACAGATTCTTCGCCGATGCCGAGGCCGGCACGTTGCCCGCGGTGAGTTTCTACAAGCCCCAAGGCAACCTGAACATGCACGCCGGTTATGCCGACGTGGCCTCCGGTGATCGGCACATCGTCCGCGCGCTGAAGGTGCTGCGCGAAAGCCCGCAGTGGAAAAACATGGTGGTGATCGTCACCGTCGATGAAAACGGCGGCTGGTGGGACCACGTTGCGCCCCCCAAGGGTGATCGCTGGGGCCCGGGTTCGCGGGTGCCGACGCTGGTGGTATCGCCGTTCGCCCGCAAAGGCACAGTGGATCACACGGTCTATGACACGGCGTCGATCCTGCGCCTGATCACCCGGGTGTTCCAGCTCGAAACCCTCGATGGCCTCAAGCAGCGAGATGAAGCGATGATCGCCCGCGGCCAGAAACCCATGGGCGACTTGACCAACGCCCTGCATTTTCAGGCCTGA
- a CDS encoding SET domain-containing protein-lysine N-methyltransferase encodes MNNRAQPHHIPPDTPGIYPFVGLPVRLGFPSTVDFEIIQDEQGRAAVMARRDFLRITRMCRISGQLLPYRCRQTRQLLTGIHIYDPRFCGLLEHACDPNVFLDMSELWLWALRDIRPGERLTIDFAATEDRLLHQFACTCGGPRCRGWITGYDDPPSIEGQHFLQRWRHAH; translated from the coding sequence ATGAACAATCGCGCACAGCCGCACCACATTCCCCCTGATACGCCAGGCATCTACCCGTTCGTCGGGTTGCCGGTGCGCCTCGGGTTTCCTTCTACAGTCGATTTCGAAATCATTCAGGATGAACAGGGCCGCGCGGCAGTGATGGCTCGCCGGGATTTCTTGCGCATCACCCGGATGTGTCGAATTTCCGGGCAATTGCTCCCCTATCGCTGTCGCCAGACCCGCCAGCTACTGACCGGCATCCATATCTACGACCCGCGCTTTTGCGGACTGCTCGAACATGCCTGCGATCCGAACGTGTTTCTGGATATGAGCGAATTGTGGCTGTGGGCGCTGCGCGATATTCGCCCGGGTGAACGCCTGACCATCGACTTTGCCGCCACCGAAGACCGCCTGTTGCACCAGTTTGCCTGCACCTGCGGCGGGCCGCGCTGCCGAGGGTGGATCACCGGTTACGATGACCCCCCCTCTATCGAGGGCCAGCACTTCTTGCAGCGCTGGCGGCACGCGCACTGA
- the can gene encoding carbonate dehydratase: protein MHDLQDLIDNNERWADAITKEDPDFFAKLARQQTPEYLWIGCSDARVPANEIVGMLPGDLFVHRNVANVVLHTDLNCLSVIQYAVDVLKVKHILVTGHYGCGGVRASMQDRQFGLIDGWLRSIRDLYYEKREELAKLPTEEEQVDRLCELNVVQQVANVAHTSIIQNAWHRGQSLSIHGCIYGIKDGRWKSLNTTISGFEQLPPQYRLRPVGAL, encoded by the coding sequence ATGCACGACTTACAAGACCTGATTGATAACAACGAGCGTTGGGCTGACGCGATTACCAAGGAAGACCCGGATTTCTTCGCCAAGCTGGCGCGCCAGCAAACCCCTGAATACCTGTGGATCGGCTGCTCCGACGCACGGGTACCGGCCAACGAGATTGTCGGCATGCTGCCGGGTGATCTGTTCGTACACCGTAACGTCGCCAACGTGGTGCTGCACACCGACCTCAATTGCCTGTCGGTGATCCAGTACGCGGTCGACGTGCTCAAGGTCAAACATATCCTTGTTACCGGCCACTACGGTTGCGGCGGTGTGCGGGCGTCGATGCAGGATCGGCAGTTTGGTCTGATCGACGGCTGGCTGCGTTCGATCCGCGATCTGTATTACGAAAAACGTGAAGAGCTGGCCAAGCTGCCGACCGAAGAAGAACAGGTCGACCGGCTGTGCGAACTCAACGTTGTCCAGCAAGTGGCCAACGTCGCCCACACCAGCATCATCCAGAACGCCTGGCATCGTGGGCAGAGCCTGTCGATTCACGGCTGCATCTACGGCATCAAGGATGGTCGCTGGAAAAGCCTGAACACCACCATCAGCGGTTTCGAGCAACTGCCGCCGCAATACCGCTTGCGCCCGGTCGGGGCGTTGTAA
- a CDS encoding serine kinase/phosphatase, which translates to MTDSRRPYDAVQPEPIDDNEDRMGSVHELDFDEDEPSAKIGDEIPEREREQLMPNERVREAGFTGASTSDHEPTDDDMSPETLIHEDGARDAEEAGEGNQADWDLSIVDEDDIGGGNGLDEAELARRDPLDGNR; encoded by the coding sequence ATGACTGATTCACGACGTCCGTACGATGCGGTGCAACCCGAACCCATCGATGATAACGAAGACCGCATGGGCTCGGTGCATGAGCTGGATTTCGATGAAGACGAACCCAGCGCAAAAATCGGTGATGAAATCCCGGAACGTGAACGCGAGCAGTTGATGCCGAACGAGCGGGTGCGTGAGGCAGGCTTTACCGGTGCCTCAACCAGCGATCACGAACCGACTGACGATGATATGAGCCCGGAAACGCTGATTCATGAAGATGGTGCCCGGGACGCCGAAGAGGCTGGCGAAGGCAATCAGGCGGATTGGGATTTGAGCATTGTCGACGAGGATGACATCGGCGGCGGCAATGGCCTGGATGAGGCAGAGCTGGCGCGGCGCGATCCGCTGGATGGCAATCGCTGA